One Candidatus Latescibacter sp. DNA window includes the following coding sequences:
- a CDS encoding formylglycine-generating enzyme family protein, producing the protein MRALKIALKPIPAGSFQMGSSDHSDEQPIHAVTLSAFQMSAYEITQGQYKAVMGTNPSSFKGDDNLPVEQVSWWDARKFCNAVSDSSGFGRCYYDESTDACDFTKNGFRLPTEAEWEYACRAGTTTMYYTGDNVSDLDRAGWYCYNSSNKTHLVGQKTPNTWGLYDMHGNVWEWCSDWYGSYTSGSVTNPTGALYGAGRVIRGGSWNGYGYGDVCRSAVRGVSFPDYWTLDIGFRVVRRP; encoded by the coding sequence ATGCGGGCTTTGAAAATTGCGCTGAAACCGATTCCTGCCGGGTCATTCCAGATGGGGTCAAGTGATCATTCCGATGAACAGCCAATTCATGCGGTAACATTGTCCGCATTTCAGATGAGCGCTTATGAAATAACACAGGGGCAGTACAAGGCTGTGATGGGTACGAATCCTTCTTCTTTCAAAGGTGATGACAACCTTCCGGTGGAGCAGGTGTCTTGGTGGGATGCGAGAAAGTTCTGTAATGCAGTAAGCGACAGTTCAGGATTTGGCCGTTGCTATTATGATGAAAGTACGGACGCGTGTGATTTCACGAAGAACGGGTTCCGTCTGCCGACCGAAGCTGAGTGGGAATATGCCTGTCGTGCCGGGACAACGACGATGTATTATACGGGCGACAATGTAAGTGACCTTGACCGCGCCGGTTGGTATTGTTACAACAGCAGCAATAAGACGCACCTGGTTGGCCAAAAGACTCCCAATACCTGGGGATTATACGATATGCATGGGAACGTTTGGGAATGGTGCAGTGACTGGTATGGGAGCTACACAAGCGGAAGTGTTACAAATCCCACAGGTGCACTATACGGTGCCGGCCGCGTTATCCGCGGCGGCAGTTGGAACGGCTACGGCTACGGCGACGTTTGCCGGTCGGCCGTCCGTGGCGTCAGCTTCCCGGACTACTGGACCCTCGATATCGGGTTCCGTGTGGTGCGCCGTCCATGA
- the bamD gene encoding outer membrane protein assembly factor BamD, protein MLIAISAIGCASKMKEKELTMDAHFYFNRGLVEMKKKDYPKAIGDFQTVVESFSGSEIVDEALFNLAEAHFKNEDYLTAAYEFERVYVDYPSSDYAAQAQYKKALSYFMESPKASLDQENTHLAIDEFNRFIENYPNNSLEADAQRKIEELREKLAYKEYLAAQLYYKMKYWDAAIIYYRSVIKEYPRSAWVDDSELGIGLAYIKKKEYSGAAEVLKQLIAGEKTDSGVRKKASKLLSEIQKYGEKK, encoded by the coding sequence ATGTTAATTGCGATTTCAGCCATAGGATGTGCTTCCAAGATGAAAGAAAAAGAATTGACCATGGACGCACATTTCTATTTCAACCGTGGCCTGGTGGAGATGAAAAAGAAGGATTATCCCAAGGCCATCGGGGATTTTCAGACGGTGGTGGAGTCATTTTCCGGTTCGGAAATTGTGGACGAGGCTCTTTTCAACCTGGCGGAGGCGCATTTTAAAAATGAGGATTACCTTACTGCGGCGTATGAATTCGAGCGGGTTTATGTCGATTATCCTTCGAGCGATTATGCTGCCCAGGCTCAGTACAAGAAAGCTCTCTCCTATTTCATGGAATCCCCGAAAGCAAGCCTCGATCAGGAAAACACCCATCTCGCCATCGATGAGTTCAACCGGTTTATTGAAAATTACCCCAATAATTCCCTTGAGGCGGATGCGCAAAGAAAGATCGAAGAACTACGGGAAAAGCTGGCTTACAAGGAGTACCTTGCCGCTCAACTGTATTACAAAATGAAATACTGGGATGCCGCCATCATCTACTACCGGTCGGTCATCAAGGAATATCCACGGTCAGCCTGGGTGGACGACTCCGAGCTCGGCATCGGACTGGCCTATATAAAGAAAAAGGAATACAGCGGCGCGGCTGAAGTCTTGAAACAGCTTATCGCCGGTGAAAAAACAGATTCCGGCGTCAGGAAAAAGGCGTCCAAACTACTTTCGGAAATCCAAAAATATGGAGAAAAAAAGTGA
- the nadD gene encoding nicotinate-nucleotide adenylyltransferase — MEKKSEKIALFGGTFDPVHHGHLIIAQAVIEEAGLDRVIFVPSARPPHKNRDIMFTAEDRFRMLSLALDGNPRFILSDMEIKRKGPSYTIDTIREFKSSLPLNTKLYFLVGMDNLFEMETWKDPVEILAECVILAADRACRQGREIPDWLSGRVQKVMTPLIDISSSDIRRRLREGKSVRYLVPEAVNGMIEKILQG; from the coding sequence ATGGAGAAAAAAAGTGAGAAAATCGCCCTGTTCGGCGGCACCTTCGACCCGGTGCACCACGGCCATCTCATCATTGCCCAGGCGGTTATTGAAGAGGCCGGTCTCGACAGGGTGATTTTCGTGCCTTCTGCGCGGCCGCCGCATAAAAACAGGGATATCATGTTCACAGCGGAAGACCGTTTCCGGATGCTTTCTCTTGCCCTTGACGGCAACCCCCGTTTTATCCTTTCTGACATGGAAATAAAACGGAAAGGGCCATCCTATACCATTGACACGATCCGGGAATTCAAATCCAGCCTTCCTCTGAATACCAAACTGTATTTCCTGGTGGGGATGGATAATCTGTTCGAGATGGAAACCTGGAAAGACCCTGTTGAAATTCTTGCTGAGTGCGTTATCCTGGCCGCAGACCGTGCATGCCGCCAGGGCCGTGAAATCCCCGATTGGCTTTCCGGGCGGGTACAGAAAGTGATGACGCCGCTCATAGATATTTCCTCTTCCGATATCCGCCGCCGCCTCCGTGAGGGAAAAAGCGTCCGTTATCTTGTTCCCGAAGCGGTGAACGGGATGATAGAGAAAATTCTGCAAGGATGA
- a CDS encoding nucleotidyltransferase domain-containing protein — MYDPEIVRIILEHYPTAQAIYLFGTYSTEFERPDSDVDIAILLPHSDAKREGFMTFSDAVVALERLLGKDVDLINLRQVSTVFQKEIIMVERRIFCANTYAADEFEMLTLSFYQKLNEERADVLAEGLRSGRFYNI; from the coding sequence ATGTATGATCCGGAAATTGTGCGCATCATTTTGGAGCACTACCCCACGGCGCAGGCAATCTACCTGTTCGGGACCTACAGCACGGAGTTCGAACGGCCCGACAGCGATGTGGATATCGCGATCCTGCTGCCTCATTCTGATGCTAAGCGAGAGGGATTCATGACCTTTAGCGATGCGGTTGTAGCCCTGGAGCGGCTGCTTGGCAAGGACGTAGATTTGATCAATCTGCGCCAGGTGTCCACCGTATTTCAGAAAGAAATCATCATGGTAGAACGGCGTATTTTTTGTGCCAACACATATGCTGCAGATGAGTTCGAAATGCTGACACTTTCGTTTTATCAAAAACTCAATGAAGAGCGTGCCGACGTGCTTGCCGAGGGATTACGCAGCGGGAGGTTTTACAACATTTGA
- a CDS encoding nucleotidyltransferase domain-containing protein gives MNLEILSPDRLSALLKDFKEHHGAEYHLRALGYFGSYALNTATSESDVDIVFDTDAPNLFMTAMMKQDLEELLGCPVDVLQLRGLTNPRLKARIEKEAVYV, from the coding sequence ATGAACTTGGAGATTCTATCACCCGACCGGCTGAGCGCCCTATTGAAAGATTTCAAAGAACACCACGGAGCGGAATATCATTTGCGAGCGCTGGGCTACTTTGGCTCCTACGCCCTCAACACTGCGACATCCGAAAGCGATGTGGACATTGTATTCGATACCGACGCCCCCAACCTGTTCATGACCGCCATGATGAAACAGGACTTGGAGGAACTACTGGGATGCCCGGTGGATGTGCTGCAGTTGCGCGGATTGACCAACCCCCGGTTGAAGGCACGCATCGAGAAGGAAGCTGTATATGTATGA
- a CDS encoding DUF86 domain-containing protein, whose amino-acid sequence MNEIILNKKLSIERCIKQINTYYALDTGLPFNKDYLKQDAIALNLQRVCELTIDIANYLIKSKKLGLPQESRDSFALLEQAGLIQIGQMNMLQAMVGFRNTLVHQYQKLDLNIMVDIIEHHMLDLLDFANCALKAMD is encoded by the coding sequence TTGAACGAGATCATCCTGAATAAAAAGCTTAGCATCGAGCGCTGTATCAAACAGATTAACACATATTATGCTTTAGATACAGGCCTGCCTTTCAATAAAGACTATCTCAAGCAAGATGCCATTGCCTTGAACCTGCAGCGAGTCTGCGAACTGACGATTGACATTGCCAATTACCTCATCAAAAGCAAGAAGCTGGGTTTGCCCCAGGAAAGCCGGGATAGCTTTGCCCTTTTAGAACAAGCCGGTCTGATTCAGATAGGGCAAATGAACATGCTGCAAGCAATGGTGGGGTTTCGCAATACGCTTGTGCATCAATATCAGAAGCTGGATCTGAACATAATGGTTGATATAATCGAGCACCATATGCTTGATCTGCTCGACTTTGCCAATTGTGCATTGAAAGCGATGGATTAA